The genomic window TGATGGTGGTGATGGTGGCAGTGTGTGGTTTGAGGCCGATGAGGGGCTAAACACACTGGTTGATTATCGCTATACCCGTAAATTCTTCGCCAAAGACGGTCAGCGTGGTCAGCGCAGTAATATGACTGGCTGCAAGGGCGATGACTTGGTCATTAAAGTGCCTGTTGGCTGTACTGTGATCGATGAAGACACCAATGAAGTGCTCGGTGATTTGGCTGAGTCGGGTCAGCGTTTGTTGGTTGCCCAGGGCGGCTTTCACGGTCTTGGCAATACCCGTTTCAAATCGAGTACCAATCGTGCGCCGACTCAGACAACCAAGGGTTCTGAGGGTGAGATGCGAAACCTCAAGCTAGAGTTGAAGGTGTTGGCTGATGTTGGCTTGTTGGGTATGCCCAATGCAGGTAAGTCGACGCTGATTCGTGCGGTGTCGGCGGCAAAGCCAAAGGTAGCCAATTATCCATTTACTACCCTGGTGCCAAATTTAGGTGTGGTCAGTGTGCAAAAGCACCGCTCGTTTGTGCTTGCCGATATCCCAGGTCTTATCGAGGGTGCGGCGATGGGGGCGGGTTTGGGTATCCGCTTTCTGAAGCATCTGACACGTACTCGCATCTTGTTGCATATTGTCGATGTGGCGCCGTTTGATGAGTCTGACCCTGCTGAAACGGCACTTAAGATTGCCAAAGAGCTTGGTTTGTTTAGCCCTACTCTGGCGGGTCGTGATCGTTGGTTGGTGTTGAATAAGCTTGATTTGCTGCCCGAGGATGAGCGCCAGGAAAGGGTTGATGCGATTGTTTCTGCCTTGGATTGGCAGGGTAAGGTCTATTCCATTTCGGCAATTAGTTCTGTCGGCACCGATGCCCTGGTGAGCGACCTGATGGATTATATCGAGCATCGCCGTGAGCTAGAGAGTGAAGACCCAGAGTTACTTGAGCTTGAGCGTGAGCAGCAGACACTGATGCAGGAAGAGGGTCGCCAGCGTATTGAAGAGTTGGCTGAGCACCGAGCGGTGGAGCGTGCAATGGCGCTTAAGTCGGGGCTGGAAGACGATGATGACGATGATGACGACGATCATGATGTCGAGATCATTTATGCACCGTAAGTGCGGTTGGTTGGAAAAGTAAGAGGTTGCCGGTGGCGAAGCGTTGGGTAGTAAAGATTGGTAGTGCGCTGTTAACTGCGAATGGTGCGGGTTTGGCTAAAGAGGCTATTGCTGGCTGGGTCGAGCAGATGGCTGATCTGCGCCGCCAGGGTATAGAGGTTGTGCTGGTGTCCTCCGGTGCTGTGGCGGCTGGAATGGCTGTGATGGGGTGGAGTGAGAGGCCGCAGCGGATGAGTGATCTGCAAGCCGCTGCGGCAATTGGCCAGGTTGGCTTGGTGCAATCTTATCAGGCAGAGTTCTCACGTTATCAGCTACAGTCGGCTCAGGTGCTGTTGGTGCATGACGATTTGTCGAACAGAAAGCGCTACCTGAATGCGCAGGCAACACTGCGCTCGTTGTTGTCGATGGGTGTGGTGCCGGTTATTAACGAAAATGACACGGTTGTTACCGATGAAATTCGCTTTGGTGACAACGATACCCTGGGTGCGTTGGTGGCCAATTTGGTCGAGGCCGACCGACTGATTATCATGACGGATCAAGACGGCTTGTTCGATGCCGATCCTCGTAAGCATCCTCATGCCAAATTGATCGAGCACGCCAGCGCCGAAGACAAGCTGCTATTTGCTGTTGCTGGTGATACCGGTGGGCACTTAGGGCGTGGCGGTATGTATACCAAGGTTAATGCTGCCCGTTTAGCGGCTCGCTCTGGTGCGGACACGATTATTGTTGGTGGCGCTATTGAGGGGGTGTTGACGCGGATTGCCGCAGGAGAGCAGCTGGGAACAACGATCAGTGCTGGCAGAGAGCCTGTTGCGGCGCGCAAGCAGTGGTTGGCCGGGCATCTTAGGGTCGCTGGTCGGGTCACTATCGACGATGGTGCTGTGCGCGTTTTGAGGTCTTCTGGTAGTAGCTTGTTGCCCGTTGGTATTACCGCGGTTGAGGGTAGTTTCGAGCGAGGGGAAGTGGTGATTTGTACCGATTCTTCAGGTAGTGAGGTGGCCAGGGGGTTGGTGAATTATTCATCGGCCGAGGCGGTTAAGCTAAAGGGTCTGGCCAGTAGTCGCATTGAGAAAGTACTGGGTTACCGTGGTGATGAAGAGATGATGCACAGAGATAATATGGTGATTGCCGTCTGGGCGTGATTATCGGCTCAATTTCCAGGCATAAAAAAACCGGCAAAGCCGGTTTTTTTAGTCGTCTAGGTCAAGATTAAGCCGCGAGTGCTTTCACCTTGGTGTTTAGACGGCTTTTAAGGCGTGCAGCTTTATTCTTGTGAATAATGCCTTTGTCTGCCATGCGATCGATAACAGGTACCGCGTCGTTGTAAGCGGCTTGTGCGCTTTCGTGGCTACCGCTTGCAATTGCTGCGATAACTTTTTTGATGTAAGTACGAACCATCGAGCGCAGGCTGGCGTTGTGGTTGCGACGCTTTTCGCCTTGGCGAGCGCGTTTTTTAGCTTGTGGAGAGTTTGCCACCGTATAGCTCCTAAAAATTTGTGTGCATAAATAAAGACGCCGGATTATTCATTGTAACGGAGGTAATGTCAACAGTGTTGTTGTAACAAGGGCGAATAAATTCTATTGCGGTGGAGATTAACATTGTGGTGGTTGAAACAAATGTTAGTGTAGAGAATGGGTTGCGGCGATAAGGCTTGCGGCTTTGGGGATAAGGGTGGCGATGAGAAGAATATTGGGCGCGCGTTTGTTTGCAGCGATCTTGTTGGCAGTGGCTGTGCCGCTTGGTTGGCTGTTGCTGGAATATGCGCGTGGCGTGGCGCCCTGGGTCTCGCTGCAGCAACACGCACTGTTATACAGTTATATGTTGCTTAGCGTACTGGCATTGATGACGTTGCTTTCTTATTACCGCTATCGCATTGAGCGTGGTCTGCGAAAACTTAGCATCACCGACCCATTGACTGGGTTGTACAATCGTCGTTATTTTCTCAGCAGGTTGAATGACGAGTTTCTACTCTATGCGCGTCAGCCACGACCGGTATCGCTTATCTTTATTGACCTCGATCACTTCAAGTTGATTAACGACCGATATGGCCACCAGTCGGGTGACGAGTTATTGGTGGCGATAGCGAGGGTGTTGCGAACCTCGAGCCGCTCAGAGGAGGTGGTGGCGAGAATAGGTGGAGAAGAGTTGTGTGTCTTGTTGCCGAACTGCACTCAAGACCAAGCTTATACTGCCGCTACTCGCTTTCATCGAGCGATTGAAACAATGGCGGCGCTGAGTACGGAAGGCGAGGCTATTGCGGTAACCGCCAGTGTTGGGGTGGCGACTACAAACGACCAAATTTCAAGCGACAAACTATTGTTTAAGGCTGCGGATGTGGCGATGTACCAGGCAAAGCAGTCGGGGCGCAACCAGGTAGTGGTGGCAGGGTTGCCTCGTTGACTTCTCACGTATTAAGGTGGCGATTGGCTGAGCCAATCGAGGCATCATACTGGTATAATCAAAATCGCTGCTTTGATAACAGTTTAGCCGCTGTGGACTACAGGAATGCACTATGAAACCAACCGCGGAAAAAATACTGGATGCGGCGGAGGGGTTGTTTGCCGAAAAAGGCTATTTGGCAACCTCGTTAGGCGATGTGGCCGACGCTGTCGGTATTCGACCGCCAAGCTTATACAATCATTTTAAAAATAAAGAGGCGCTGTATAACGCTGTCTTGGAGCGCCTGCTTTTGCTGTTTAATGAGCCCTTGCAAATATTGCTGGATCAAGAGGTTGATCAGCAGTCGGTGCTGGATTGGCAGCGTAACTTAGTGCGATTACACAGTAAAAACCCCAATCTTTCGAAATTGCTTCAGCACGCGGCGTTGTCTGGCGATCCCCATATCAAAGATATGCTTGGGCGCTTGTTTGAGCCGTTATTCTACTACGGTAATACGGTAACCAATGCGTTGTCGCCCGTGGTTGAAAAGCACGCTGAATTGTTGCCGTGGATTATTATGGCCTTTAATAATATCGTGATGTCTTATGTCACCATGGCGCCATTATATAAGGAGGTGTTGGGTATGGATCCTTTTTGCGACGAGGCGATAGAGCGTCAAATTCAGAGTATCGGGCTACTCACTGAGGCCTACCTAGAAAAGTACATAACCGGGCCAGAGGTGACGTAGCGTGAGTCAGTTTAATGTTCAGTCATTGGGTAATAATGGCTATAAAATACAGTGGCAACAGCCAGGCCGTTTCGCAGTAACTTGTGAAGGGGCAGACATAGCCAATGTTGAGCAGGGCAGCGGCTATGTCGATGTTCACCTGTCAGGTGGTGCTGGCAAACCTGTCTTTGCCTTAACGGGTGAAAACGGGGCGCGGGTAAGAGTGAGTGAGCGTAGGGTGAGGCTTACCGGTAGTCATAACTTTCGTGACTTGGGCGGGTACCAAAATGACCGTGGCCAGCAGGTGCGGTGGGGACGGCTGTTCCGCTCTGGCAGACTGTCGGGCTTAACCGAAAGGGATGTGATGAGCCTGGCGACATTGGACTTGAGTGTGGTCTGTGATTTTCGACAGCCCAGTGAGTCGCTCGATCATCCATCACTGCTGCCAGCGAAGAAGCCTGAGGTTCTCGATCTTTCGATAGACCCGGGTAACTTATCGAATTTTTTCGGAGAGATCATTGCCGGCAACTTGGAACCGGACGATGTTGCCCAGTTCATGCAGGGCATTAACCACGAGCTGGTGTTAGAACATTCGCACCGCTATCGTCAGATGTTTGAGTCGATGCTAGAAACTCGAGGCAATATGTTGATTCACTGTACTGCGGGCAAGGATCGCACGGGTTTTGGAGCGAAGCTGATTCTATCGGCGCTGGGTGTCGACCGGGCGACGATAATGAAGGATTACTTGCTAACCAACGAGTATTTACCGATAGAGGATGAGATACGGGCGATTATAGCGCACTATCAGCACCTGACAGATGCCAAGATTGAGCCAGCATTATTGCGGCCGATGTTTGAGGTGCGGAGCGAGTATCTCCAGCAGGCGTTTGACACCATTGATAAAGAGTTTGGCTCTGTTGAGCTGTATTTACGTGAGTGTCTAGGGCTGGATGATGCGGCGTTTGGGCAGTTAAGGCAGGATTATCTCTATTAAATTGATAAATAGCGGGCGTAAAAAAGGCGACTGATTGAGTCGCCTTTTCTTTGCCTGCCAGGGATTAATCTAGCTTGCAGGCAGCCTTGGCTGCTTTCATTTGTTTCTTGTGGCAGAGTTCCTGTGACTCTTGACCAACACACCACTTCTTGCGCTTGTTCCACGCGGTAAGTGGCTGACGCTTACCGTTAGAGCACTTTACTGTGTAGTTGGCGAATTCAACGCCTTCAGTAGTGGTGCCCTTAGAGCTGTAAGAGATGCTGGTTGGCTTAGCGGCTAGTGCGCTGCCTGATAACATAACAGCGCCAATCGCTGTCGCTAAAACTAATTTACGCATGTTTGTTCCTAAACTTAAATCCAAAGTGGGCGGCGCAATGACGCAGCTTGTCTGAGTAAGGTCTGCTGCTTTTTAATATGCGCGCTTTAATCTACTCAGTGGTGACCATTCTAAGGTATGTATAGGATGTTACGCAAGGTTACAAAATGGAAACCTTCTGTCCAAAGTGGACAGAAGGTGACAGTTGTCAGTCTTTGGGAGGGAAGTTGTCGAGGATTTTATTGACGACTTTCTGCAGGCTTTTGCGGCGCTCTTCTGGGTTCATATTCTTCGATAGGCGGCCATCGGCGGTGCCGCGCCAAACCAGCTTGTCGGTTGAAGGGTCAATAATATCAATCATTAACGTCCCCTGCTTATAGTGCCTCACGGTTGTTTGAGTGTTACTTGCCCCCATGCCGTAACCTGAGCCGTAGTAACCGTAGCGCCAGTTGGGTGCATAGCCACTATAGGTATTATAAGTATTAATATCGGTACGATCTTCGGTCAAAACGCCATAATTAATTAGGAAGTCGGGTGAATTTTTAACCTTGTTCATACCCTTCTGGGTGAGGCTCTGCTCGGCAAAGTCACGGGTGCGCTGATCAAAGATGTCGCCACCCAGGTATTCCAAGCTTGCCTTGTCGCCAGACTGTGAGGAATGCCAGCTATAGGTTTTAAGTTGGCTAAAGTCGTAGTCCTGTGTGTAATCGGTATTAATATTGACCGATGAGCAGGCGGTGATGACTGCTAGAGCCGCGGTGGCTAGAATAGCTTTAATTGTTTTCATTATTGGCCCTGTATGCGAGATTATTGGGTGATTAGAGTCTTTATATCACCGAGAGTTCAACTGACACAATAAGTTAGTTAACATTGCGTCAAAAATGCGGCGGCGGGGAGCAAAATCGATATACTGGTATTAAGCGTTTAAAGTAGTGGGTGGCTTCGTGCCTCGGGCTAGACTGAGAATTGTGTGGTTTATATGAATAATGACTCCGTAATAGCGACACGTTACAGCAGTTTGGTATCAGTGTTGCTGGCAGCGGCATGTGTGTCGGTAAGCTCTCATGTCGCCGCTCAGCCACAGGCTTTCAGTGGTGTTTATGAGGCCCATTATGGCTTGCTGACCTTGACCGGTAGGCAGCAGGTGAAATCGCTGGGAGAGGATCGTTGGAATATCATCAATTTTGTCGACATTCTTGCGCTAGAAGTCAGTGAAAACGCCACGTTCATCGTGACAGACCAGCAGGTCAGCTCTCAGCGTTATGAGTTCGTTAATCCTTTTAGAAAGAGTCGCAGCGTCGAGTTAGATTTTGATTGGCCGAATTTACAGGCGGTTGAGCACGTCGCCAATGAGACAACGAAAATCAAACCTGCGGTGTTTGATACGCTCAGTTATCAAATGCAGCTGCAGATTGATGTTTGCTCAGATGCAGAGGGTTTTAATGATAAGCAGTATCCCGTTGTCGACAGCGGCCGTTTAAAAACTTATCAAGTGGATATGATCGGAGCGGCTGATGTCGAAACAGAAATGGGCATGATAGAGACCATTAATCTGCGCCAATATCGACCGGGGAAACAACATGAGAAACAAATTGTCATTTGGCTGGCAAAGAATTGGCAGTGTGTTCTTGTACGGATGGAGTTCCACGAGGACGATGAAATCTACTCGGTGCAGCTGACCGAGGGCGTTGTTGCGGGCGAGGCGATCACTGGGGATAAGTAGCGCCGCTCGGTGTTATGCTGAGGGAGGCTGGTAAGTTTTTTTGTTGCTGCGATTGGCTCGCTTTAAGGTGATCAGCTGGTCGACTGCTTGAGATAATTGCGACCGTTCTTCAGTGCTCATGTTGGCGTTCGCCAAGACAAAGTGTGCGGTATTGGCAACATCGCGCCAGCGAGGGTTCTTGGGTAAATTGTTGATGTCAAAATATCGCTCCATGGTTCTTGCTCTCATACGGGAGCCGTCCAAACTGGCGCGCCAAATGCCGCTCTTCTCGGCAAGGTCGATGGTGGTTAGGTTGGTTGTCTGTACCCAAAGGTCGTTTGCTTGATGCATCAGCTCTACGATTGCAGTGCGATAATGCTGTCGATCGTCATCATTGCCTTCTGGTGTGCTCTCTATTTTTATCTTGAGATGATTATTCTCAGCCTGTAATTCGATAAGGGACAGCTGAGTAAGTTGGGCTTGAATGCGGGCAAACAGTTCGTCGCGATAAAATGGCTTAGTAATATAGTCGTTGGCACCAACAGCAAAGCCTTGAGTAATGTCGAGGGGGGTCTGTTTGGCGGAAAGAATAATGATTGGTAATTTTTGGGCGCTGTGCTGCTTTCGCAGCTGTTGGCAAAGCTCCAGTCCGCTCACTTTGGGCATCATCACATCCAGCAGTATCAGGCTTACCCTGTTGTTTTTGAGTAGCTCCAGCCCTTGTTGGGCCGAGTCTGCAAGCAACAGATTGAAGTGGCGACAAAGGTAGCCGTTGAGCACCTCTAGGTTGGTGTGCTCGTCATCGATGATTAGAATCGTCGCTTTATCAGGAGAGAAATCAAGGGTAGGTGGTGCGTTGGCCGGCGTGGCGGCTCTGGAAAGAGGGCTGTATTCGCTGGCGTTGATGTCCTTGGTGGCACCGTTTTTGTGCTGATAGATGTCGAGCATGAATGTGAAACAAGCGCCGCTACCTGGCTCGCTGTCGACGTACAAATTGTGGCCATGGAGTTCAATGAGTTTTTTGCTGATTGCTAAGCCAAGTCCGCTGCCGACCTGATCGTTGTCCCCCTGTTCGAAGTTTTTAAATATTCGTTCCTGATCGCTACGCGCAATGCCAACGCCAGTGTCGGTTACCGATAGGCATATATGGTTGTTCTGTTGCTGAGCCGTAATAGTGACCTTACCCTGGTCGGTGAATTTGATTGCATTAGTGATTAAATTGAATAGAACCTGATATATACGACGTTCGTCGGCATATACCGAAGGGAGGTGGTGGCGGGTGTTGTTGATAATGGTGATGTCTTTATTGCCGACCAGTGGTTCGGCTAATTGGCAGGCCATGTGGCTGAGCTGAGCTAAATTGACAGGCTCTGGTTTGAGCGATAGTTGGCCGCGCTTAACAGCGGCAATGTCAATGATGTCGTTAATGAGATGGCTCAGGCGGTGGCCGCTGGATTTTATAATATTCAGTTTGTTGACGCTGTCGTTTGAAATAGAAGTCGATTCCTCGCTGAGGATTTGATCCGCCATCCCGCTCATGCTGGCTATTGGTGTGCGAAGCTCGTGCGATACGTGTGCAATGAATTCGTCTTTCAAATTGTCCGTATTTTCCAGTGCCTCGATGGTTTCTAGCTGGCTGTTGATTAGCTCTTCTTCAATGTTTTGCTTTTCGCTGCGTGCAACCTTGATGCCATGGGCAAGCCCTATCGATAACACAGAGGCTTCGAAGATGATAAAGAATTCGTCGAGGTTGCTGGTCAGGGTATTAAATGAAATAAGCCCCTCATGCCAAAGTGTTTTAGTTAGCATGCTACAAACAATGGCAAGCCAGGCGGCAACAAAATAACGGGCTTCCCGGCTACCCTTGGCAATCATTGTAACCCCCGCGGCTAACAAAAATAGGTAGTTAATCTGGGCGCTTAAAATCAGCAGATGCAGTCTAAGGCTGTATTCGATAGGGATAAAGGGCAGGGTAAGGCTGTTGGCTAGCTGTAGTAATGCGTAAGCAACTAGTGCCTTATGTAAAGTAGGGGCCATTTTAGAGGTATTGATATAGGCGGTAAAAAAAAGTACCGGGAAAAATAGCGATAGCATGATGGCAAAGTTGAAATCGACAGCATCTTGTATAGGGGCTTCTGGCCAGATGGTCATTAAGGCGTAGCCGTTTTCGATATAAATTGTTGCTGTCATCGCGATCTGAAAAAGGACGTAGTAAATATATCCCGGCTCTCTAATGGATAAGGCAATAAATAAGTTATATATAATCATCGCAACCATGAAACCAAAGAAAGATGATTTCAGTGCTGTGTCGATCAAGCCTTGTAGATAAAATTCAGACTGAGTTGAAATGGTCACGGGGATGGCAATAGTGCCTGCATTCTCAAATCGCCAATACAATTGGGTGGTGCCCTGGGGGAGTTGTAAATTAAAACTGGTATTACGGAAATAATTATCTCGCATGCTCATTGGGAGGTTTCTGCCTGCGTATTTATGTACCCAGGTGCCATCGGGCTGCTGGTAAAAGAGGTCGACTCTGTCCATGCCGGTAAATAGTATCTCGGCCAACCAGTGGCGCTGCAGATTGGTTTGATTGTTAATCTTTAGTGTTGTCCATAATACTTTTGTTGAGTAGCCGAAGTTTGGTGAGTTCGAAAGGTTGGTTAGTGGTGGTTTGATTTTAGAGGCGGCAATAAAAGTGTCGAAATCCCAATGACCATCAGGGTTTTTCCAAGCTTTCATATGGGATGCTGCTTGATAGCTTTTTTGGTCGTCGGTTAGCGCCAATATTTGGGCTGATGCGTTGCTGACCGAAATTAAGTAAATGCAGAGCAGCGCGAGCAGGCCTGTGCAATATTTGCAAATTAGGGCGAGGGGCTTGGTCATGTTATGTGATTGAATCCGTTCGATCAGCTTGTAGTGAATTGAAAGTGCCGGCTCTTGGCTTGCCATAGGCGCGAAATACTACATCACCCAGCTGTTATAATGTAACCTTGAAGCCGAGCGCTATATCGCGTTAACATATATTCTCTGGTGCGATTGTGACAGAGTTAAAGCTTTGTGAATAAATTGCTGCCTTCTTAATCGGGGCGTGGTGCCGTTTTTTCCCAAGCCAGTGTTAATAATAACGATAAAAATCGGGATAAGAAAGGCTGTTATTTTCTTTATGTTTCCATTTATCAATATCTTAGCATTATCTTCAGAGTTTGTTAGAGCGTCGCTGGCTATGAGATAATCTGGCTGATAAAGCGCCTTGGTCAAAATGTTACTCGAATAATTCAATACACAAACTGGTTGTGGTAGTGGAGTCGCCCTGTTCTTTTCTTGTGAAAGGATATTGATATCTCTAAGTGTGTGATGATGAAAATATATAAAAGGAATAAACGTGCGTATAAGGATATTAAAATTTGCGATCCTGTTTTCAGGGGTGTTTGGTTTCTCGTTGGCGGTAGCAGAACCCTTCACCTTAAAGGAGGCGGTACTGCAAGTATTGGCTCGGAACCCGACCGTTTACAGCGCGGTACAGGAATACAAATCGCGCGGGTTTGAGGTGCGAGAGGCTCAGGCAGGTTACTTGCCCAGCGTCGATATTGGTTTGGGTATCGGTTATGAAGAGGTGAGCAACCCTGCAACTAATAATGAAGATGTTGATCTCACTCGAAAGGAGTCGAGTATTAATGTTAGGCAAATGCTGTTCGATGGATTCCGCACCAGCAACGAAGTTTCTCGGCAAGAGCACCGGGAGCAGACGGCGAAGTTTGAGGCTTTTTCTGTAGCAGAAAACCAAGCGCTAAGAGCTGCCGAAGTCTATATCGAGGTGTTGAAGTCGAAAGAGTTTGTGGCCATGGCTGAACAGACGCTGAGAGTGCACGACAAAATCAAAAAGAAAATGGCTGAGCGCATGAAGTCAGGCGTCGGCAATGAGTCGGACTATACGCAGGTGTCAGCGCGGGTTGCGCTTGCAGAGGGTAATTTAGAAATCGCCGACAGCCACTATCGTGATTCGATCACCAATTATTTAAGGGTTGTGGGCTCGCAGCCGCCCATCGATGAGATGGTAATGCCAGCCTCTCTTAAGGGTAGCTTTGACTTGGATATTAAGCAGGAAACTCAGCTGGCTCTGGAACAGCATCCAACATTAGTGGCCGCGACATCAGATGTTGGTGCTGCACAGGCTCAATACAGTGCTGCTAAAAGTAATATGTGGCCGAGGGTTCATTTAGAGGCGTCGAAGCGGTTCGATGATGATATCGGCGGCATAGAGGGCAATGATGAGGATTTGATTGTAGCCCTAAGATTCCGCTATGACATCTATGCTGGGGGTGGCCGCAGCGCTCGTAAGCATTACGCCGCCTATCAAGTAGAGGAGGCAAAAGGCTTGCGGGATAACGCCCATATGCAGGTAATCGAAGCGATGAGGTTATCGTTTAATGCCTATAAATCACTGAACACCAAAATATCTTATCAAAAGCAGCATGTGGATTTTGCCTTGAAGACTCGCAACGCTTACAAAGAGCAGTTCAATATAGGTAAGCGCACCTTGTTAGATGTGTTGAATACCGAAAATGAGTATGTGGATGCGCAGCGCTCGTATATTAGATCCAGCTATGATCGTCAATACTCTGAATATAGAATCATGAATGCCAAGGGGCAAATGATATCAAGTTTGGGATTGAGCATGAGTGACCTGTTAGAAATGAACTAGCGTACATTGAACTGATATTGATACAAATATAATTACGTTATTGCTGCTGGGTGGACCGTTATATGGATAAGGAAGTCACACTGGGAACTGTTAAAGAGGTTTCTGGCATTGTAGAAGTTGTTGATGTCGATGGTGGCAAGCGCCAGCTTGAACCAGGAGCTCCGATTTTTGCCGGTGAGCAGCTTGTTGTGTCAGATCAGGCAGTGGTTGATGTTACCCTGCAAAATGGCCAGCCGTTGGTGGTC from Sinobacterium norvegicum includes these protein-coding regions:
- the proB gene encoding glutamate 5-kinase; the encoded protein is MAKRWVVKIGSALLTANGAGLAKEAIAGWVEQMADLRRQGIEVVLVSSGAVAAGMAVMGWSERPQRMSDLQAAAAIGQVGLVQSYQAEFSRYQLQSAQVLLVHDDLSNRKRYLNAQATLRSLLSMGVVPVINENDTVVTDEIRFGDNDTLGALVANLVEADRLIIMTDQDGLFDADPRKHPHAKLIEHASAEDKLLFAVAGDTGGHLGRGGMYTKVNAARLAARSGADTIIVGGAIEGVLTRIAAGEQLGTTISAGREPVAARKQWLAGHLRVAGRVTIDDGAVRVLRSSGSSLLPVGITAVEGSFERGEVVICTDSSGSEVARGLVNYSSAEAVKLKGLASSRIEKVLGYRGDEEMMHRDNMVIAVWA
- the rpsT gene encoding 30S ribosomal protein S20; translation: MANSPQAKKRARQGEKRRNHNASLRSMVRTYIKKVIAAIASGSHESAQAAYNDAVPVIDRMADKGIIHKNKAARLKSRLNTKVKALAA
- a CDS encoding TetR/AcrR family transcriptional regulator → MKPTAEKILDAAEGLFAEKGYLATSLGDVADAVGIRPPSLYNHFKNKEALYNAVLERLLLLFNEPLQILLDQEVDQQSVLDWQRNLVRLHSKNPNLSKLLQHAALSGDPHIKDMLGRLFEPLFYYGNTVTNALSPVVEKHAELLPWIIMAFNNIVMSYVTMAPLYKEVLGMDPFCDEAIERQIQSIGLLTEAYLEKYITGPEVT
- a CDS encoding tyrosine-protein phosphatase codes for the protein MSQFNVQSLGNNGYKIQWQQPGRFAVTCEGADIANVEQGSGYVDVHLSGGAGKPVFALTGENGARVRVSERRVRLTGSHNFRDLGGYQNDRGQQVRWGRLFRSGRLSGLTERDVMSLATLDLSVVCDFRQPSESLDHPSLLPAKKPEVLDLSIDPGNLSNFFGEIIAGNLEPDDVAQFMQGINHELVLEHSHRYRQMFESMLETRGNMLIHCTAGKDRTGFGAKLILSALGVDRATIMKDYLLTNEYLPIEDEIRAIIAHYQHLTDAKIEPALLRPMFEVRSEYLQQAFDTIDKEFGSVELYLRECLGLDDAAFGQLRQDYLY
- a CDS encoding DUF4136 domain-containing protein: MKTIKAILATAALAVITACSSVNINTDYTQDYDFSQLKTYSWHSSQSGDKASLEYLGGDIFDQRTRDFAEQSLTQKGMNKVKNSPDFLINYGVLTEDRTDINTYNTYSGYAPNWRYGYYGSGYGMGASNTQTTVRHYKQGTLMIDIIDPSTDKLVWRGTADGRLSKNMNPEERRKSLQKVVNKILDNFPPKD
- the cgtA gene encoding Obg family GTPase CgtA, with the translated sequence MKFVDEASILVQAGRGGYGALSFRREKYIAQGGPDGGDGGDGGSVWFEADEGLNTLVDYRYTRKFFAKDGQRGQRSNMTGCKGDDLVIKVPVGCTVIDEDTNEVLGDLAESGQRLLVAQGGFHGLGNTRFKSSTNRAPTQTTKGSEGEMRNLKLELKVLADVGLLGMPNAGKSTLIRAVSAAKPKVANYPFTTLVPNLGVVSVQKHRSFVLADIPGLIEGAAMGAGLGIRFLKHLTRTRILLHIVDVAPFDESDPAETALKIAKELGLFSPTLAGRDRWLVLNKLDLLPEDERQERVDAIVSALDWQGKVYSISAISSVGTDALVSDLMDYIEHRRELESEDPELLELEREQQTLMQEEGRQRIEELAEHRAVERAMALKSGLEDDDDDDDDDHDVEIIYAP
- a CDS encoding DUF3108 domain-containing protein — translated: MSVSSHVAAQPQAFSGVYEAHYGLLTLTGRQQVKSLGEDRWNIINFVDILALEVSENATFIVTDQQVSSQRYEFVNPFRKSRSVELDFDWPNLQAVEHVANETTKIKPAVFDTLSYQMQLQIDVCSDAEGFNDKQYPVVDSGRLKTYQVDMIGAADVETEMGMIETINLRQYRPGKQHEKQIVIWLAKNWQCVLVRMEFHEDDEIYSVQLTEGVVAGEAITGDK
- a CDS encoding hybrid sensor histidine kinase/response regulator, whose translation is MKAWKNPDGHWDFDTFIAASKIKPPLTNLSNSPNFGYSTKVLWTTLKINNQTNLQRHWLAEILFTGMDRVDLFYQQPDGTWVHKYAGRNLPMSMRDNYFRNTSFNLQLPQGTTQLYWRFENAGTIAIPVTISTQSEFYLQGLIDTALKSSFFGFMVAMIIYNLFIALSIREPGYIYYVLFQIAMTATIYIENGYALMTIWPEAPIQDAVDFNFAIMLSLFFPVLFFTAYINTSKMAPTLHKALVAYALLQLANSLTLPFIPIEYSLRLHLLILSAQINYLFLLAAGVTMIAKGSREARYFVAAWLAIVCSMLTKTLWHEGLISFNTLTSNLDEFFIIFEASVLSIGLAHGIKVARSEKQNIEEELINSQLETIEALENTDNLKDEFIAHVSHELRTPIASMSGMADQILSEESTSISNDSVNKLNIIKSSGHRLSHLINDIIDIAAVKRGQLSLKPEPVNLAQLSHMACQLAEPLVGNKDITIINNTRHHLPSVYADERRIYQVLFNLITNAIKFTDQGKVTITAQQQNNHICLSVTDTGVGIARSDQERIFKNFEQGDNDQVGSGLGLAISKKLIELHGHNLYVDSEPGSGACFTFMLDIYQHKNGATKDINASEYSPLSRAATPANAPPTLDFSPDKATILIIDDEHTNLEVLNGYLCRHFNLLLADSAQQGLELLKNNRVSLILLDVMMPKVSGLELCQQLRKQHSAQKLPIIILSAKQTPLDITQGFAVGANDYITKPFYRDELFARIQAQLTQLSLIELQAENNHLKIKIESTPEGNDDDRQHYRTAIVELMHQANDLWVQTTNLTTIDLAEKSGIWRASLDGSRMRARTMERYFDINNLPKNPRWRDVANTAHFVLANANMSTEERSQLSQAVDQLITLKRANRSNKKTYQPPSA
- a CDS encoding GGDEF domain-containing protein, translated to MRRILGARLFAAILLAVAVPLGWLLLEYARGVAPWVSLQQHALLYSYMLLSVLALMTLLSYYRYRIERGLRKLSITDPLTGLYNRRYFLSRLNDEFLLYARQPRPVSLIFIDLDHFKLINDRYGHQSGDELLVAIARVLRTSSRSEEVVARIGGEELCVLLPNCTQDQAYTAATRFHRAIETMAALSTEGEAIAVTASVGVATTNDQISSDKLLFKAADVAMYQAKQSGRNQVVVAGLPR